The genomic interval AGTGCAGCATCTGTTTTTGCAGTGTAATTGCTATCGGAAGCAGATAGCTTTGACTGTCTTTTGTTTTTAGCCAGTTGCTTTGTTATAGAGTTCTCCTCAAGAGGATGTTCAGCTATCGCCAATGGTTTTACATTTTTTTTGCCTGTTGTAATCTCACCGGAGTTAAGCCGGGTACTTGTTCTTTCAGCTGTATATTTCCTGTTAGATGCTAATGACGGCGATAATGATGCCGATGATCCTGAGCCTTGAGATGTTTGTTGTGATGGTGATGATGGTAATGCTCCCGGAACTTGTGATGATCGTGGAGCCTCTGCCGCTTGAGAATGCGCAGATGGATGAGTGTTGCTGGCAGCACCTGGTGCCTTGTCCGTTGCTGAAGATGTTGTATACCCGGAAGCAGTATCCGTTTGTTCTGATATTGGCTGTGTGTGATTGTCAGGCCCGGAAGATACGGTCTGTACATGAGCTAAACTGGTATCAGCAACATTATTGCCGGAAGATGGCAACTGCCTGTTATTGTTATGGCTGTATTGCCACAAGGCAAGACCGATAATAGCTACAACTGCGACCACAGATAGGCCTTTTACCCAGATGTAACGTGCAGGCGCAGGGGCAGGTAATTTCCCTTCAGCAGGCAATTCCGCGTCCAGCTTTTTTAGCATGGACTGCCATGCCTGATCGGCAGGCGGTATAGGAATTGGTAATTCCTCTTTGTTGAAATCTTTATTGCCCGAATGTTGCTCAGCCATGTTTAGAATAATACTTTAGTAATACCGGCTTTAATTTGTTCCTTGTCTCACTCAGATGCCATTTCACCGTGCCCTGGCTCAATTGTAATCTTGTACATATGTCATTGATCGAAAATCCTTCAAGGTAGAATAAAATACAGATAGCCCTGGTTGCCGGCGGTAAAACATCCAGCAGTTTATAGATATCTCCTGATTCCATAGCAGCAAGCGGATTATCGCTGTGGGAAATCTCAATGCCCTTCACATCCACATGCGCTGCCCATTTGGCCGTTTTAAGCCTGTCCAGCGCTGTATTACGCACTATAGTGTATACCCAGTTGAAGAATTGCCCCTTATCGTCTTTAAATAGTCCTATATTTTTAAAAACCTTCAGCATACCATCGTTCAATACTTCCAGTGCGTCTGCCTGCTCGGGGAAGAATTTCCGGCACAATAGGAATAGCGCAGGATAAAACTTTCTGTAAAGTTTCTCCTGACCTAAGCGGTCGTTAGCTACGCACTGTTTGATCAATTCCTGAATATCTTCCAAATGAAATTGTTCCGATAGGTATACAATAATTTAATTGATGGTGGCTATTCTAAACGACTTTTACCGGATAGCTCCCCTTATGAGCGTCTCCGGTAAAAGTGCAAATATAGCCTGCTCTGCTACAGTAGCACTTGTGGCCTGTCACTACTGTAACGATGTTGAGCCTGATTAGTTACAGCCATCACCGGGGCCTTTTGCGTAATCCGGTTGTGTCATGATGCGGGAACGTATCATACGGTGGCTGGGGTGGATTCGGTGGATATGACGGGAAGGTGTCATGAGGTGGATAGGGAGGATAGGACGGAAAAGTATCCTGCGGCGGATAGGGAGGATACGGCGGGAACGTATCGTGCGGAGGGTATGGCGTATGCGGGAAGGTGTCATGAGGCGGATAAGGGAACGTATCATGAGGCAGGTGTGGAATGCTATCGTGAGGAATAGTATCATGCGGGATGGTGTCATGAGGAATGGTGTCATGCGGGATCGTATCGTGCGGAATACTATCCGTAGGAATAGAATCCTTGTCATACGCCAGGCCTTTCCCCTTCAGTTTATCCTGCATGGACTCCTTGGTACAGGAACTTTGTATGAAAATAATAAACCCGGTAACGGCCAGGACTCCGATCAATTTTTTCATAGAGTATGTGTTTATATAATGATGAACGGTGGGTGGATGGCAAAAGGTTGGGTGTGCTGCAAAAAATTTTTTTCCGTTATGTAAATTTTATGTTCAGGCTGTTATGGGGTATGTTTTAAAACCATCTTAAAGAGGATTGATTCGTAACGTATTATGGTAAGGCAGGTATAGCGAAGCCAAAATAGTATGAGGGATGAAAACCAGGCAAAAAATATACATTGATCCTAAGGCAACTTTTCCGGTGAAACACACGTATTAATTAAATAACAGTGCTTTAGACGTCTCCTGTCCTGTCTTCTCCGCTTTCAATATTCATTCACCGTTAAATAACAAAGAAATGATAGTGTTTTCTGAAAAATGTCCGGTGATAAATGCTGTAAACACAGGGTCACATATAGACATACCTCCACGGACATCAATGCGAAATCCTTTTTTCCTGACCCTTGGCAGTGCAGTAATACTCTTAATGTTAAATGTTGGGTGTAGTAAGAATAATGGCTATAATAACAATCCTCCTCCTCCTGCTTCCAACAACTATAGCCAGGTAAACCTTGTTACAGATGTTGGTGGTGGGCCCTATAGTTCTACGCTGGTAGATGCCAGTCTTATCAATCCCTGGGGGATTGCCGTTAATCCGGCCGGAGTCATATGGATAGCCGCTAATCATACCGGGCTTAGTACGGTGTATGATAAAAATGGTAACACTGTATTGTCGCCCGTTACCATTGCATCTCCCGGGCATGCTACAGGAGGCGCACCTACCGGCATTGTATATAACGGGACTAATGATTTCCAGGTAGCGGGTACCCCGGCTAAGTTCATTTTCGATACGGAAGACGGGACTATTACAGCCTGGACTTCCGGCGCTGTGGCGCCTATTGTAGCCGACAGGTCTGCACAGGAAGCCGTTTATAAAGGGCTTGCTTTAGCGAAGGATGGTGCAGAGAACTTCCTGTATGCGGCTAATTTTCATGCAGGCACCATAGATGTCTTTGATAAGGATTTTCATATGGTCACCACTAAACCATTTGTGGATCCGAATATGCCGGCCGGTTTTGCGCCGTTTAATATCAGGAGTATCGGCGATAACCTGTACGTCACCTATGCCAAACAGGACGCGGATAAAGAAGATGATGTGGAAGGTGATGGTAATGGCTATGTGGATATTTTCAAACCCGATGGCTCCCTGGTAAAAAGGTTTGCATCACAGGGGGCACTGAATTCCCCCTGGGGGATTGTTGCCGCTGCTCCCGGTTTCTGGGAAGTTGATAATACCATCCTTATCGGCAATTTCGGCGATGGAAAGATCAGTGTGTATGACCAGGATGGGAAGTTTTTAGGTCAGCTGAAGAAAGGAGATAATCCTATTGTTATAGGCGGATTATGGGCGCTGGAGAATAATATACCTTCTACGGGTAACCAATTATATTTTACAGCGGGACCGAGTGATGAGACGCATGGGGTGTTTGGGTATGTGATGAAGGCGAATTAGTTAAATGATCTATAAGTGGGGTTGCCTGCCGGCTTAAGACCGGCAGGCGGATGAAACAGTTTTAGAGGCGGCTGACACTAAAAGGAGTTGGATTGGCTTTTGATGTTGCCTGCGGGAAAATTAGTTGAAGCGTATATGGATTGTGCTGTCTGCTGATGTAGAATAGTCAATTGCGCCGGTGGCCTTTAACCCTTTTAATTGGAGGTCCAGCGGCTGATAGCGGTCAAGTACTCCGGAGAAGCGTTTGTCGGAGGCTTGCTTATTATCCAGCACTATCTGTACGCCGAACAAACGGGGGATCACCTTACATACATCCTCAAATTTTGCATTGCGGAATATGAACTGGCCGGTACGCCAGCTTAAGGTTTCATATTCGTCAAATTTATTGACGTTTATGCCCTTCTCTGAAACGGCGCCCATAAAACCGGGGGCCAGGATAATACTATCGTTGGATGACTTTACTTTTACTTTACCGTTCACCAGGGCAATTTTTGCCAGAGAGTCGTAAGCGTTCACGTTAAACTCTGTGCCCAACACCTGTACTACAGATCCCGGTACATGTATGGTTAGTGGTTTGGATGCATCTGTCGCTGCCTTGATATAACATTCGCCAGTCACGTATACATCCCTGGATGGACCGCTAAACTTCAATGGAAACTTAACGGTACTTGCCGCATTCACCTGGATACGGGAACCGTCAGGTAGTACCAGTGAATAGTCTTTCCCAGCGGGCACAGTCAGTGTCGCATACTGTTCAATATTTGATTCCGCTGCATTTAATGTAAGTGTCTTGCCACTCACTTTCCAGTTGGCGCCACCGGCATTTACAGATGTATCTTTATTTATATTATACACCGTTCCGGAAGACAGTGTCAACTGCACCGTCTTAGCTGAGCTTTTTTCTGAAAAGGCTTTGGCGGTTTCTGTATAATTGCTCTTATTGTTTGTAAAGACACCTATATTAGTAATGAATAATACAATAGCGGCAGCTGCAGCAGCAGCCAGACCTGTTACCAGGTAAACAACCTTTTTACGTGGTTGCTTTGCCGGCTCAATTTTGCTGAGCAAGGTGACTGTTTGTGCCTCAGTAGTATGATCAAGCAGGTATTGGTTCACTTCCTCAGAGCCAACTTTTTCCCACAAATGATTCCGGATTTCAGCAATTTCAGGGTTTTCATTTACTTGTTGTAGCAAAAAGACGCTCTCCTGCTCGGTCAGTTGACCGTCAATCTCCTGCATTATCAGCGAACGTATATAGCCAAGGTTATTTTCCATCATATTATATCTTATAAAATCCACCAAAAAGTAACGTCCTGCTACAGACTTTTTTTTGATCCGAGCACACTTCTCAGAATTCTTAGCGCCAGGCTCACATTATTCTTTACGACCTGCAGGCTTATGTTCTGTTGTGCGGCAACGCCTTTTTGGTTATGTCCCTCCATATATTGTAGCATAAATGACTTACGGGCAGCTGGAGGAACCATTTGTAATGCCTTATCCAGGAGCTTAGCAAGTTCTTCCTGTTCAAATGGATGTTCCGTGGTGATTTTTTCAGATATATAATCATACATCTTCTGTTTCTCTGCCTTATCCAGCTTACTGCGTATATGTAAGACGCTTGCATTCCAGGTAGCCCGCAGCAGGTAAGGTAAAAAGGGGCCTGTGCCAATCTTGTCCCGCCTGCTCCATACATCGATGAAAATCTCCTGCACAATATCTTCCGCATCGGCCAGGTCGTTAACAATATAGAAGGCCTCTCTCAGCATCCTGGTCCTGTATTTGGCATGCAACTCTGCCAGGGCCGATGTACTATCCGCCTTAATTTGTTCTAATAGTTCGATATCGCTGAGCTTAGTTTCTGTTCCCTTCATATGGCAAGTCCCCTGATGCCTTTTATTAATAGTTTTTAAACATAAAAATGATGCCGGGCTGTAAATAACCGGTCAAGATTATGCCACATGGCTATTGGAGGGGAAAATGTGTGGATTGATGGCATATTGAGATCATAAGGCATTATGCTGACAATCGGTTTTGGTCGAAAATAATTCAATTCATTCGGAAGTTAAGTAAAATACAATTGATTCTCATCACATTTTAGTTGATTTATCTATCAAAAACAATGAAGATCAGTTCGCTAGCATTAAAAAGTTTTTGGTCAGTACTTCAACTTTTGAGTAGTCAAAAAAAAGTTTAATCCGGAACATTACCTTTTTGTTATTTTCTTAAGATAGATACAGGGACTGTATGATACCGATGCGACGGGGGTATAAAAATGTCGCCGATACTAACCAGCCCGTATACCTTATGATAATATTTATGTGAGTGTATTTATATTATTAAGATAGTACGACTAGCTAATGCTTTATCATTTTCCCGATAACCTTTAAAGAACACATTGACTGTCACAATAGCGCTTATTGGATCTTCATCCGATATGAATCGTTTTTGACGGCAATCTGTTCAGTCTGAACTGTAGTGTACAATATGGTTCCGATAAAGGTTAAAGGGAATGGTATACCAACCATTTTCTTGACCAAAATACTGTGTTTTATGCCTAGAACTGTTCATGTGAAACGCAATTTCCTATACGCTTTCTGTGCAGGATTTTTATGCCTATGCGTCATTTTTCGGCCGGTTGCTAAGGCAAGCACAGAGCC from Chitinophaga filiformis carries:
- a CDS encoding FecR family protein, whose protein sequence is MMENNLGYIRSLIMQEIDGQLTEQESVFLLQQVNENPEIAEIRNHLWEKVGSEEVNQYLLDHTTEAQTVTLLSKIEPAKQPRKKVVYLVTGLAAAAAAAIVLFITNIGVFTNNKSNYTETAKAFSEKSSAKTVQLTLSSGTVYNINKDTSVNAGGANWKVSGKTLTLNAAESNIEQYATLTVPAGKDYSLVLPDGSRIQVNAASTVKFPLKFSGPSRDVYVTGECYIKAATDASKPLTIHVPGSVVQVLGTEFNVNAYDSLAKIALVNGKVKVKSSNDSIILAPGFMGAVSEKGINVNKFDEYETLSWRTGQFIFRNAKFEDVCKVIPRLFGVQIVLDNKQASDKRFSGVLDRYQPLDLQLKGLKATGAIDYSTSADSTIHIRFN
- a CDS encoding RNA polymerase sigma factor; this translates as MKGTETKLSDIELLEQIKADSTSALAELHAKYRTRMLREAFYIVNDLADAEDIVQEIFIDVWSRRDKIGTGPFLPYLLRATWNASVLHIRSKLDKAEKQKMYDYISEKITTEHPFEQEELAKLLDKALQMVPPAARKSFMLQYMEGHNQKGVAAQQNISLQVVKNNVSLALRILRSVLGSKKSL
- a CDS encoding TIGR03118 family protein produces the protein MRNPFFLTLGSAVILLMLNVGCSKNNGYNNNPPPPASNNYSQVNLVTDVGGGPYSSTLVDASLINPWGIAVNPAGVIWIAANHTGLSTVYDKNGNTVLSPVTIASPGHATGGAPTGIVYNGTNDFQVAGTPAKFIFDTEDGTITAWTSGAVAPIVADRSAQEAVYKGLALAKDGAENFLYAANFHAGTIDVFDKDFHMVTTKPFVDPNMPAGFAPFNIRSIGDNLYVTYAKQDADKEDDVEGDGNGYVDIFKPDGSLVKRFASQGALNSPWGIVAAAPGFWEVDNTILIGNFGDGKISVYDQDGKFLGQLKKGDNPIVIGGLWALENNIPSTGNQLYFTAGPSDETHGVFGYVMKAN
- a CDS encoding RNA polymerase sigma factor; translated protein: MEDIQELIKQCVANDRLGQEKLYRKFYPALFLLCRKFFPEQADALEVLNDGMLKVFKNIGLFKDDKGQFFNWVYTIVRNTALDRLKTAKWAAHVDVKGIEISHSDNPLAAMESGDIYKLLDVLPPATRAICILFYLEGFSINDICTRLQLSQGTVKWHLSETRNKLKPVLLKYYSKHG